From one Bos taurus isolate L1 Dominette 01449 registration number 42190680 breed Hereford chromosome 24, ARS-UCD2.0, whole genome shotgun sequence genomic stretch:
- the ADNP2 gene encoding activity-dependent neuroprotector homeobox protein 2 isoform X2, producing MKISKMFQIPVENLDNIRKVRKKVKSILVDIGLDSCKELLKDLKGFDPGEKYFYNTSWGDISLWEPSGKKVRYRTKPYCCSLCKYSTKVLTSFKNHLHRYHEDEIDQELVIPCPNCVFSSQPRVVGRHFRMFHAPARKVQNYTVNILGETKSSRSDVISFTCLKCNFSNTLYYSMKKHVLVAHFHYLINSYFGLRTEEMGEHPGADDTLCAEKLPLSDRYYCKKCNANASSQDALMYHILTSDIHRDLENKLRSVISEHIKKTGLLKQMHIAPKPAAHVAIPPNSSAPGIPASSPCFHLALPQNGQSQTVVQPVQGAAPPATVGAGAVGSVTHSPPAVAQPHMTLVSSPLPVGQSSLTLPPSTPQPVFLSHGVPLNQAANPPVLPLSQPVGPVNKSVGTSILPINQTIRPGVLPLNQPVGPISRPVGPGVLSVNRPVGSGVLPVNPSVTPGVLQAVSPGVISVSRTVPSGVLPAGQVTPAGVIPSGQTATSGVLPAGQVVQSGVLPIGQTAPSGALPTGLTVPLRVLPPGQVVPPGLLPPNQTVSSAVLPVNQGINSGVLQLSQPVMSGVLPVGQPVRPGVLQLNQSVNTNILPANQTIRPGASPNTTFLTSGSILRQLIPTGKQVNGIPTYTLAPVSVTLPVPPGSVATVAPPQMPIQLLQSGPAAQMASSMAGMPSPPVVVNATQNMFVQASSSVAEANQVLKQAKQWKTCPVCNELFPSNVYQVHMEVAHKHSESKAADKLEPEKLAACAPFLKWMREKTVRCLSCKCLVSEEELIHHLLMHGLGCLFCPCTFHDIRGLSEHSRTMHLGKKKLPMDYSNKGFQLDIDANGNLLFPHLDFITILPREELGEREVYLAILAGIHSKSLVPVYIKVRPQAEGASGRPGKQVLTCPFCFGTFVTTEAYELHLKERHHITPTVHTILKSPAFKCIHCCGVYTGNMTLAAIAIHLLRCRSAPKDSSPDLQGQPGLLENSELLLVNGEVIHDPSFSVKRKLPDGHSGAEDQRDGTERPLIIDADTDPAPEKAASAAPVKRQRSEGRTEGPPVSDDALQILALNPKKYEDRSYEDKKQFLRDYFHKRPYPSKKEIELLSSLLWVWKIDVASFFGKRRYICMKAIKNHKPSVLLGFDMCELKNVKHRLNFEHEPQNL from the exons AT gaaaatttcaaaaatgtttcaAATTCCCGTGGAGAATCTTGACAACATCAGGAAGGTACGGAAAAAGGTGAAAAGCATTCTTGTGGACATTGGGCTTGACAGCTGCAAGGAGCTGCTGAAG GACCTTAAAGGCTTTGACCCAGGAGAGAAGTACTTTTATAACACATCATGGGGAGATATTTCTCTGTGGGAACCTTCTGGAAAGAAAGtg agataTCGAACAAAACCATACTGTTGTAGCCTCTGTAAATACTCCACAAAAGTGCTTACTTCATTCAAAAATCATTTACATCGCTACCATGAAGATGAAATTGACCAGGAGCTGGTGATCCCTTGCCCAAACTGCGTGTTTTCCTCTCAACCCAGAGTTGTGGGAAGGCACTTCAGAATGTTTCATGCACCTGCTCGGAAAGTCCAGAATTACACAGTGAATATTTTAGGTGAAACAAAATCATCTAGGAGTGATGTGATAAGTTTTACATGTTTAAAATGTAACTTTTCAAACACTCTGTACTACAGCATGAAGAAGCATGTGCTGGTAGCACATTTTCACTACTTAATTAACTCCTACTTTGGCCTGAGGACTGAGGAGATGGGTGAGCATCCAGGAGCTGACGACACTCTCTGTGCAGAGAAGTTGCCCCTGTCTGACAGGTATTACTGTAAAAAGTGCAACGCCAATGCCAGCAGCCAGGACGCTTTAATGTATCATATTTTGACATCCGATATACACCGGGATTTGGAAAACAAGCTTAGGTCTGTGATctcagaacatattaagaagactGGCCTTTTGAAGCAGATGCATATTGCTCCCAAACCAGCTGCACACGTGGCCATACCGCCGAATAGCAGTGCTCCAGGCATCCCAGCCTCCTCTCCGTGCTTCCACCTTGCCTTGCCGCAGAATGGCCAGAGCCAGACCGTGGTGCAGCCGGTTCAGGGTGCAGCCCCTCCGGCGACTGTGGGTGCGGGGGCTGTGGGCAGTGTCACCCACTCTCCGCCCGCAGTAGCCCAGCCTCACATGACTCTGGTCTCTAGTCCTCTGCCAGTGGGCCAGAGCAGCCTCACTCTGCCACCCTCAACGCCTCAGCCTGTCTTTCTGTCTCACGGAGTGCCACTTAATCAGGCAGCAAACCCTCCTGTGTTGCCTTTGAGTCAGCCGGTTGGACCTGTAAATAAGTCTGTTGGAACCAGTATCCTCCCCATAAACCAGACCATCCGCCCGGGGGTTTTGCCTCTCAACCAGCCTGTGGGGCCCATAAGCAGGCCAGTTGGACCTGGAGTTCTCTCGGTGAATAGACCTGTTGGGTCTGGGGTCCTCCCTGTCAACCCATCTGTCACCCCTGGAGTGCTTCAGGCAGTCTCACCAGGGGTGATTTCTGTGAGTCGGACAGTCCCGTCAGGGGTCCTTCCTGCAGGACAGGTGACCCCTGCTGGGGTCATCCCTTCAGGACAGACAGCGACTTCTGGGGTTCTCCCTGCTGGCCAGGTGGTTCAGTCAGGGGTGCTCCCCATTGGGCAGACGGCCCCCTCAGGAGCACTGCCCACAGGGCTGACGGTCCCGCTGCGGGTGCTCCCGCCTGGCCAGGTAGTCCCACCTGGGCTCCTTCCCCCCAACCAGACAGTCTCATCAGCCGTTCTTCCTGTGAACCAGGGCATTAACTCTGGTGTTCTTCAGCTCAGTCAGCCGGTCATGTCAGGAGTTCTTCCTGTGGGCCAGCCAGTGAGGCCTGGGGTCCTGCAGCTTAATCAGTCTGTGAATACCAACATTCTGCCTGCAAATCAGACCATTAGACCCGGTGCTTCGCCAAACACCACTTTCCTGACGTCGGGCTCTATTCTCCGACAACTCATACCCACAGGGAAACAAGTGAATGGCATTCCCACGTACACACTTGCCCCGGTGTCTGTCACTCTGCCCGTGCCCCCTGGAAGCGTCGCCACCGTTGCCCCTCCCCAGATGCCCATCCAGCTCCTGCAGTCGGGCCCAGCTGCCCAGATGGCCAGTTCCATGGCCGGCATGCCCTCCCCTCCCGTGGTGGTAAATGCCACTCAGAATATGTTTGTTCAGGCCTCTTCGTCTGTGGCAGAGGCGAATCAGGTGCTCAAACAGGCCAAGCAATGGAAAACCTGTCCCGTTTGCAATGAGCTCTTTCCTTCCAACGTGTACCAGGTCCATATGGAAGTGGCGCATAAGCACAGTGAATCCAAAGCTGCTGACAAACTGGAGCCAGAGAAACTGGCAGCATGTGCGCCGTTTTTAAAGTGGATGAGAGAGAAGACAGTGCGGTGTCTGTCTTGTAAGTGCTTAGTTTCGGAGGAGGAGCTTATCCATCACTTACTGATGCACGGGCTGGGGTGCTTGTTCTGCCCGTGCACCTTCCACGATATCAGAGGCCTCTCAGAGCACAGTCGGACCATGCACCTGGGGAAGAAGAAGCTGCCCATGGATTACAGTAACAAAGGTTTTCAACTGGATATCGACGCCAACGGCAACCTGCTGTTTCCCCACCTTGACTTTATTACCATATTGCCCAGGGAGGAGCTGGGCGAGCGGGAGGTCTACCTGGCCATCCTGGCGGGGATACACTCCAAGTCGCTGGTGCCCGTGTACATCAAGGTGAGGCCCCAGGCTGAGGGTGCGTCTGGGAGGCCCGGCAAGCAGGTGTTGACCTGCCCCTTTTGCTTTGGCACCTTTGTGACAACGGAGGCATACGAGCTGCATCTGAAGGAGAGGCACCACATCACGCCCACAGTCCACACGATTCTGAAGTCTCCGGCTTTCAAGTGCATCCACTGCTGCGGGGTCTACACCGGCAACATGACGCTGGCAGCCATTGCCATCCACCTGCTGCGCTGCCGCAGCGCCCCCAAGGACAGTAGCCCTGACCTGCAGGGCCAGCCCGGCCTCCTGGAGAACAGCGAGCTGCTTTTAGTCAACGGCGAGGTGATCCACGACCCCAGCTTCTCAGTGAAGAGAAAGCTGCCCGATGGCCACTCCGGGGCCGAAGACCAGAGGGATGGCACGGAGCGGCCCCTCATCATAGACGCGGACACAGACCCGGCCCCAGAAAAGGCAGCGAGCGCTGCACCTGTTAAACGGCAGCGGAGTGAGGGCAGGACGGAGGGACCGCCTGTTAGTGACGATGCTCTTCAGATTTTAGCATTAAATCCTAAAAAGTACGAAGACCGTTCTTACGAAGACAAAAAGCAGTTTCTTAGGGATTATTTCCACAAGAGACCATATCCCagtaaaaaggaaatagaattgTTATCCTCACTCTTATGGGTGTGGAAAATTGACGTGGCTTCATTTTTTGGAAAAAGAAGGTATATTTGCATGAAAGCAATAAAAAATCACAAGCCTTCTGTACTTTTAGGCTTTGACATGTGTGaacttaaaaatgttaaacacaGATTGAACTTTGAGCATGAACCAcaaaacttgtaa
- the ADNP2 gene encoding activity-dependent neuroprotector homeobox protein 2 isoform X1: MKISKMFQIPVENLDNIRKVRKKVKSILVDIGLDSCKELLKDLKGFDPGEKYFYNTSWGDISLWEPSGKKVRYRTKPYCCSLCKYSTKVLTSFKNHLHRYHEDEIDQELVIPCPNCVFSSQPRVVGRHFRMFHAPARKVQNYTVNILGETKSSRSDVISFTCLKCNFSNTLYYSMKKHVLVAHFHYLINSYFGLRTEEMGEHPGADDTLCAEKLPLSDRYYCKKCNANASSQDALMYHILTSDIHRDLENKLRSVISEHIKKTGLLKQMHIAPKPAAHVAIPPNSSAPGIPASSPCFHLALPQNGQSQTVVQPVQGAAPPATVGAGAVGSVTHSPPAVAQPHMTLVSSPLPVGQSSLTLPPSTPQPVFLSHGVPLNQAANPPVLPLSQPVGPVNKSVGTSILPINQTIRPGVLPLNQPVGPISRPVGPGVLSVNRPVGSGVLPVNPSVTPGVLQAVSPGVISVSRTVPSGVLPAGQVTPAGVIPSGQTATSGVLPAGQVVQSGVLPIGQTAPSGALPTGLTVPLRVLPPGQVVPPGLLPPNQTVSSAVLPVNQGINSGVLQLSQPVMSGVLPVGQPVRPGVLQLNQSVNTNILPANQTIRPGASPNTTFLTSGSILRQLIPTGKQVNGIPTYTLAPVSVTLPVPPGSVATVAPPQMPIQLLQSGPAAQMASSMAGMPSPPVVVNATQNMFVQASSSVAEANQVLKQAKQWKTCPVCNELFPSNVYQVHMEVAHKHSESKAADKLEPEKLAACAPFLKWMREKTVRCLSCKCLVSEEELIHHLLMHGLGCLFCPCTFHDIRGLSEHSRTMHLGKKKLPMDYSNKGFQLDIDANGNLLFPHLDFITILPREELGEREVYLAILAGIHSKSLVPVYIKVRPQAEGASGRPGKQVLTCPFCFGTFVTTEAYELHLKERHHITPTVHTILKSPAFKCIHCCGVYTGNMTLAAIAIHLLRCRSAPKDSSPDLQGQPGLLENSELLLVNGEVIHDPSFSVKRKLPDGHSGAEDQRDGTERPLIIDADTDPAPEKAASAAPVKRQRSEGRTEGPPVSDDALQILALNPKKYEDRSYEDKKQFLRDYFHKRPYPSKKEIELLSSLLWVWKIDVASFFGKRRYICMKAIKNHKPSVLLGFDMCELKNVKHRLNFEHEPQNL, translated from the exons gaaaatttcaaaaatgtttcaAATTCCCGTGGAGAATCTTGACAACATCAGGAAGGTACGGAAAAAGGTGAAAAGCATTCTTGTGGACATTGGGCTTGACAGCTGCAAGGAGCTGCTGAAG GACCTTAAAGGCTTTGACCCAGGAGAGAAGTACTTTTATAACACATCATGGGGAGATATTTCTCTGTGGGAACCTTCTGGAAAGAAAGtg agataTCGAACAAAACCATACTGTTGTAGCCTCTGTAAATACTCCACAAAAGTGCTTACTTCATTCAAAAATCATTTACATCGCTACCATGAAGATGAAATTGACCAGGAGCTGGTGATCCCTTGCCCAAACTGCGTGTTTTCCTCTCAACCCAGAGTTGTGGGAAGGCACTTCAGAATGTTTCATGCACCTGCTCGGAAAGTCCAGAATTACACAGTGAATATTTTAGGTGAAACAAAATCATCTAGGAGTGATGTGATAAGTTTTACATGTTTAAAATGTAACTTTTCAAACACTCTGTACTACAGCATGAAGAAGCATGTGCTGGTAGCACATTTTCACTACTTAATTAACTCCTACTTTGGCCTGAGGACTGAGGAGATGGGTGAGCATCCAGGAGCTGACGACACTCTCTGTGCAGAGAAGTTGCCCCTGTCTGACAGGTATTACTGTAAAAAGTGCAACGCCAATGCCAGCAGCCAGGACGCTTTAATGTATCATATTTTGACATCCGATATACACCGGGATTTGGAAAACAAGCTTAGGTCTGTGATctcagaacatattaagaagactGGCCTTTTGAAGCAGATGCATATTGCTCCCAAACCAGCTGCACACGTGGCCATACCGCCGAATAGCAGTGCTCCAGGCATCCCAGCCTCCTCTCCGTGCTTCCACCTTGCCTTGCCGCAGAATGGCCAGAGCCAGACCGTGGTGCAGCCGGTTCAGGGTGCAGCCCCTCCGGCGACTGTGGGTGCGGGGGCTGTGGGCAGTGTCACCCACTCTCCGCCCGCAGTAGCCCAGCCTCACATGACTCTGGTCTCTAGTCCTCTGCCAGTGGGCCAGAGCAGCCTCACTCTGCCACCCTCAACGCCTCAGCCTGTCTTTCTGTCTCACGGAGTGCCACTTAATCAGGCAGCAAACCCTCCTGTGTTGCCTTTGAGTCAGCCGGTTGGACCTGTAAATAAGTCTGTTGGAACCAGTATCCTCCCCATAAACCAGACCATCCGCCCGGGGGTTTTGCCTCTCAACCAGCCTGTGGGGCCCATAAGCAGGCCAGTTGGACCTGGAGTTCTCTCGGTGAATAGACCTGTTGGGTCTGGGGTCCTCCCTGTCAACCCATCTGTCACCCCTGGAGTGCTTCAGGCAGTCTCACCAGGGGTGATTTCTGTGAGTCGGACAGTCCCGTCAGGGGTCCTTCCTGCAGGACAGGTGACCCCTGCTGGGGTCATCCCTTCAGGACAGACAGCGACTTCTGGGGTTCTCCCTGCTGGCCAGGTGGTTCAGTCAGGGGTGCTCCCCATTGGGCAGACGGCCCCCTCAGGAGCACTGCCCACAGGGCTGACGGTCCCGCTGCGGGTGCTCCCGCCTGGCCAGGTAGTCCCACCTGGGCTCCTTCCCCCCAACCAGACAGTCTCATCAGCCGTTCTTCCTGTGAACCAGGGCATTAACTCTGGTGTTCTTCAGCTCAGTCAGCCGGTCATGTCAGGAGTTCTTCCTGTGGGCCAGCCAGTGAGGCCTGGGGTCCTGCAGCTTAATCAGTCTGTGAATACCAACATTCTGCCTGCAAATCAGACCATTAGACCCGGTGCTTCGCCAAACACCACTTTCCTGACGTCGGGCTCTATTCTCCGACAACTCATACCCACAGGGAAACAAGTGAATGGCATTCCCACGTACACACTTGCCCCGGTGTCTGTCACTCTGCCCGTGCCCCCTGGAAGCGTCGCCACCGTTGCCCCTCCCCAGATGCCCATCCAGCTCCTGCAGTCGGGCCCAGCTGCCCAGATGGCCAGTTCCATGGCCGGCATGCCCTCCCCTCCCGTGGTGGTAAATGCCACTCAGAATATGTTTGTTCAGGCCTCTTCGTCTGTGGCAGAGGCGAATCAGGTGCTCAAACAGGCCAAGCAATGGAAAACCTGTCCCGTTTGCAATGAGCTCTTTCCTTCCAACGTGTACCAGGTCCATATGGAAGTGGCGCATAAGCACAGTGAATCCAAAGCTGCTGACAAACTGGAGCCAGAGAAACTGGCAGCATGTGCGCCGTTTTTAAAGTGGATGAGAGAGAAGACAGTGCGGTGTCTGTCTTGTAAGTGCTTAGTTTCGGAGGAGGAGCTTATCCATCACTTACTGATGCACGGGCTGGGGTGCTTGTTCTGCCCGTGCACCTTCCACGATATCAGAGGCCTCTCAGAGCACAGTCGGACCATGCACCTGGGGAAGAAGAAGCTGCCCATGGATTACAGTAACAAAGGTTTTCAACTGGATATCGACGCCAACGGCAACCTGCTGTTTCCCCACCTTGACTTTATTACCATATTGCCCAGGGAGGAGCTGGGCGAGCGGGAGGTCTACCTGGCCATCCTGGCGGGGATACACTCCAAGTCGCTGGTGCCCGTGTACATCAAGGTGAGGCCCCAGGCTGAGGGTGCGTCTGGGAGGCCCGGCAAGCAGGTGTTGACCTGCCCCTTTTGCTTTGGCACCTTTGTGACAACGGAGGCATACGAGCTGCATCTGAAGGAGAGGCACCACATCACGCCCACAGTCCACACGATTCTGAAGTCTCCGGCTTTCAAGTGCATCCACTGCTGCGGGGTCTACACCGGCAACATGACGCTGGCAGCCATTGCCATCCACCTGCTGCGCTGCCGCAGCGCCCCCAAGGACAGTAGCCCTGACCTGCAGGGCCAGCCCGGCCTCCTGGAGAACAGCGAGCTGCTTTTAGTCAACGGCGAGGTGATCCACGACCCCAGCTTCTCAGTGAAGAGAAAGCTGCCCGATGGCCACTCCGGGGCCGAAGACCAGAGGGATGGCACGGAGCGGCCCCTCATCATAGACGCGGACACAGACCCGGCCCCAGAAAAGGCAGCGAGCGCTGCACCTGTTAAACGGCAGCGGAGTGAGGGCAGGACGGAGGGACCGCCTGTTAGTGACGATGCTCTTCAGATTTTAGCATTAAATCCTAAAAAGTACGAAGACCGTTCTTACGAAGACAAAAAGCAGTTTCTTAGGGATTATTTCCACAAGAGACCATATCCCagtaaaaaggaaatagaattgTTATCCTCACTCTTATGGGTGTGGAAAATTGACGTGGCTTCATTTTTTGGAAAAAGAAGGTATATTTGCATGAAAGCAATAAAAAATCACAAGCCTTCTGTACTTTTAGGCTTTGACATGTGTGaacttaaaaatgttaaacacaGATTGAACTTTGAGCATGAACCAcaaaacttgtaa
- the ADNP2 gene encoding activity-dependent neuroprotector homeobox protein 2 isoform X3, whose translation MFQIPVENLDNIRKVRKKVKSILVDIGLDSCKELLKDLKGFDPGEKYFYNTSWGDISLWEPSGKKVRYRTKPYCCSLCKYSTKVLTSFKNHLHRYHEDEIDQELVIPCPNCVFSSQPRVVGRHFRMFHAPARKVQNYTVNILGETKSSRSDVISFTCLKCNFSNTLYYSMKKHVLVAHFHYLINSYFGLRTEEMGEHPGADDTLCAEKLPLSDRYYCKKCNANASSQDALMYHILTSDIHRDLENKLRSVISEHIKKTGLLKQMHIAPKPAAHVAIPPNSSAPGIPASSPCFHLALPQNGQSQTVVQPVQGAAPPATVGAGAVGSVTHSPPAVAQPHMTLVSSPLPVGQSSLTLPPSTPQPVFLSHGVPLNQAANPPVLPLSQPVGPVNKSVGTSILPINQTIRPGVLPLNQPVGPISRPVGPGVLSVNRPVGSGVLPVNPSVTPGVLQAVSPGVISVSRTVPSGVLPAGQVTPAGVIPSGQTATSGVLPAGQVVQSGVLPIGQTAPSGALPTGLTVPLRVLPPGQVVPPGLLPPNQTVSSAVLPVNQGINSGVLQLSQPVMSGVLPVGQPVRPGVLQLNQSVNTNILPANQTIRPGASPNTTFLTSGSILRQLIPTGKQVNGIPTYTLAPVSVTLPVPPGSVATVAPPQMPIQLLQSGPAAQMASSMAGMPSPPVVVNATQNMFVQASSSVAEANQVLKQAKQWKTCPVCNELFPSNVYQVHMEVAHKHSESKAADKLEPEKLAACAPFLKWMREKTVRCLSCKCLVSEEELIHHLLMHGLGCLFCPCTFHDIRGLSEHSRTMHLGKKKLPMDYSNKGFQLDIDANGNLLFPHLDFITILPREELGEREVYLAILAGIHSKSLVPVYIKVRPQAEGASGRPGKQVLTCPFCFGTFVTTEAYELHLKERHHITPTVHTILKSPAFKCIHCCGVYTGNMTLAAIAIHLLRCRSAPKDSSPDLQGQPGLLENSELLLVNGEVIHDPSFSVKRKLPDGHSGAEDQRDGTERPLIIDADTDPAPEKAASAAPVKRQRSEGRTEGPPVSDDALQILALNPKKYEDRSYEDKKQFLRDYFHKRPYPSKKEIELLSSLLWVWKIDVASFFGKRRYICMKAIKNHKPSVLLGFDMCELKNVKHRLNFEHEPQNL comes from the exons atgtttcaAATTCCCGTGGAGAATCTTGACAACATCAGGAAGGTACGGAAAAAGGTGAAAAGCATTCTTGTGGACATTGGGCTTGACAGCTGCAAGGAGCTGCTGAAG GACCTTAAAGGCTTTGACCCAGGAGAGAAGTACTTTTATAACACATCATGGGGAGATATTTCTCTGTGGGAACCTTCTGGAAAGAAAGtg agataTCGAACAAAACCATACTGTTGTAGCCTCTGTAAATACTCCACAAAAGTGCTTACTTCATTCAAAAATCATTTACATCGCTACCATGAAGATGAAATTGACCAGGAGCTGGTGATCCCTTGCCCAAACTGCGTGTTTTCCTCTCAACCCAGAGTTGTGGGAAGGCACTTCAGAATGTTTCATGCACCTGCTCGGAAAGTCCAGAATTACACAGTGAATATTTTAGGTGAAACAAAATCATCTAGGAGTGATGTGATAAGTTTTACATGTTTAAAATGTAACTTTTCAAACACTCTGTACTACAGCATGAAGAAGCATGTGCTGGTAGCACATTTTCACTACTTAATTAACTCCTACTTTGGCCTGAGGACTGAGGAGATGGGTGAGCATCCAGGAGCTGACGACACTCTCTGTGCAGAGAAGTTGCCCCTGTCTGACAGGTATTACTGTAAAAAGTGCAACGCCAATGCCAGCAGCCAGGACGCTTTAATGTATCATATTTTGACATCCGATATACACCGGGATTTGGAAAACAAGCTTAGGTCTGTGATctcagaacatattaagaagactGGCCTTTTGAAGCAGATGCATATTGCTCCCAAACCAGCTGCACACGTGGCCATACCGCCGAATAGCAGTGCTCCAGGCATCCCAGCCTCCTCTCCGTGCTTCCACCTTGCCTTGCCGCAGAATGGCCAGAGCCAGACCGTGGTGCAGCCGGTTCAGGGTGCAGCCCCTCCGGCGACTGTGGGTGCGGGGGCTGTGGGCAGTGTCACCCACTCTCCGCCCGCAGTAGCCCAGCCTCACATGACTCTGGTCTCTAGTCCTCTGCCAGTGGGCCAGAGCAGCCTCACTCTGCCACCCTCAACGCCTCAGCCTGTCTTTCTGTCTCACGGAGTGCCACTTAATCAGGCAGCAAACCCTCCTGTGTTGCCTTTGAGTCAGCCGGTTGGACCTGTAAATAAGTCTGTTGGAACCAGTATCCTCCCCATAAACCAGACCATCCGCCCGGGGGTTTTGCCTCTCAACCAGCCTGTGGGGCCCATAAGCAGGCCAGTTGGACCTGGAGTTCTCTCGGTGAATAGACCTGTTGGGTCTGGGGTCCTCCCTGTCAACCCATCTGTCACCCCTGGAGTGCTTCAGGCAGTCTCACCAGGGGTGATTTCTGTGAGTCGGACAGTCCCGTCAGGGGTCCTTCCTGCAGGACAGGTGACCCCTGCTGGGGTCATCCCTTCAGGACAGACAGCGACTTCTGGGGTTCTCCCTGCTGGCCAGGTGGTTCAGTCAGGGGTGCTCCCCATTGGGCAGACGGCCCCCTCAGGAGCACTGCCCACAGGGCTGACGGTCCCGCTGCGGGTGCTCCCGCCTGGCCAGGTAGTCCCACCTGGGCTCCTTCCCCCCAACCAGACAGTCTCATCAGCCGTTCTTCCTGTGAACCAGGGCATTAACTCTGGTGTTCTTCAGCTCAGTCAGCCGGTCATGTCAGGAGTTCTTCCTGTGGGCCAGCCAGTGAGGCCTGGGGTCCTGCAGCTTAATCAGTCTGTGAATACCAACATTCTGCCTGCAAATCAGACCATTAGACCCGGTGCTTCGCCAAACACCACTTTCCTGACGTCGGGCTCTATTCTCCGACAACTCATACCCACAGGGAAACAAGTGAATGGCATTCCCACGTACACACTTGCCCCGGTGTCTGTCACTCTGCCCGTGCCCCCTGGAAGCGTCGCCACCGTTGCCCCTCCCCAGATGCCCATCCAGCTCCTGCAGTCGGGCCCAGCTGCCCAGATGGCCAGTTCCATGGCCGGCATGCCCTCCCCTCCCGTGGTGGTAAATGCCACTCAGAATATGTTTGTTCAGGCCTCTTCGTCTGTGGCAGAGGCGAATCAGGTGCTCAAACAGGCCAAGCAATGGAAAACCTGTCCCGTTTGCAATGAGCTCTTTCCTTCCAACGTGTACCAGGTCCATATGGAAGTGGCGCATAAGCACAGTGAATCCAAAGCTGCTGACAAACTGGAGCCAGAGAAACTGGCAGCATGTGCGCCGTTTTTAAAGTGGATGAGAGAGAAGACAGTGCGGTGTCTGTCTTGTAAGTGCTTAGTTTCGGAGGAGGAGCTTATCCATCACTTACTGATGCACGGGCTGGGGTGCTTGTTCTGCCCGTGCACCTTCCACGATATCAGAGGCCTCTCAGAGCACAGTCGGACCATGCACCTGGGGAAGAAGAAGCTGCCCATGGATTACAGTAACAAAGGTTTTCAACTGGATATCGACGCCAACGGCAACCTGCTGTTTCCCCACCTTGACTTTATTACCATATTGCCCAGGGAGGAGCTGGGCGAGCGGGAGGTCTACCTGGCCATCCTGGCGGGGATACACTCCAAGTCGCTGGTGCCCGTGTACATCAAGGTGAGGCCCCAGGCTGAGGGTGCGTCTGGGAGGCCCGGCAAGCAGGTGTTGACCTGCCCCTTTTGCTTTGGCACCTTTGTGACAACGGAGGCATACGAGCTGCATCTGAAGGAGAGGCACCACATCACGCCCACAGTCCACACGATTCTGAAGTCTCCGGCTTTCAAGTGCATCCACTGCTGCGGGGTCTACACCGGCAACATGACGCTGGCAGCCATTGCCATCCACCTGCTGCGCTGCCGCAGCGCCCCCAAGGACAGTAGCCCTGACCTGCAGGGCCAGCCCGGCCTCCTGGAGAACAGCGAGCTGCTTTTAGTCAACGGCGAGGTGATCCACGACCCCAGCTTCTCAGTGAAGAGAAAGCTGCCCGATGGCCACTCCGGGGCCGAAGACCAGAGGGATGGCACGGAGCGGCCCCTCATCATAGACGCGGACACAGACCCGGCCCCAGAAAAGGCAGCGAGCGCTGCACCTGTTAAACGGCAGCGGAGTGAGGGCAGGACGGAGGGACCGCCTGTTAGTGACGATGCTCTTCAGATTTTAGCATTAAATCCTAAAAAGTACGAAGACCGTTCTTACGAAGACAAAAAGCAGTTTCTTAGGGATTATTTCCACAAGAGACCATATCCCagtaaaaaggaaatagaattgTTATCCTCACTCTTATGGGTGTGGAAAATTGACGTGGCTTCATTTTTTGGAAAAAGAAGGTATATTTGCATGAAAGCAATAAAAAATCACAAGCCTTCTGTACTTTTAGGCTTTGACATGTGTGaacttaaaaatgttaaacacaGATTGAACTTTGAGCATGAACCAcaaaacttgtaa